The nucleotide sequence ccggcctcgtgatcatggcTCGTCACCGGGGCCTTGCCTCTGCCTCTCCGGAATCGTGGTGGCATTGTTAAACCTGTCAACATAAGCAAAAATAACAACAAGCATATATAAAATgaaagacaaaaataaaacaaaacaaaatttgtcctatgttatttgtctagactcgaggatcgaggaatgtgcaattcgtgtaactgagattaaacacaaaaggctagtgtttaattcacttagtgttggctctgataccaacctgtcacaccccgatatttccacgtattaccggtgggcccggtggggagtattgtgacgtagttgatatcattatagtcaaacaacacaaatttaaatgcacagtggaagcaaaagatagatttatttcaaccgaataaaattgtaacattaagtatcacaaacagttgaaacagatccacaggcggatcaaataaaaaggaaaattgttcaacagattttgacatctagagcttgcgagacttgattattgatgcccggagtagccagcctattacgtatagtacctgcacttagcctttttggaaactatgtcagtttacactggtaaatacaacttaactgactcattttgaaaagagtttgaaaattaatttgagtgcacttaggcaaaaatatatttttataacttgggacaattatttaaaaataatcttgtatatagttttacttatttgtcatCCGTCAGAGtcggtttgtagggccggtctagattaattgacacgccacaagtataatACCCACAAGTTTATTTCCTTTAAGTGGGCTACCGGTTTTTACATATGTATCTGTCAGGTATACGCCTACACcacgtgcttaggtcgtggccatttctttgaatgatgccaaggatatccgggacatggtcatttaacccccaaaggccatacaccaaataatacagaataaaacaggttatgtaaatacataaatcacaatacgattaaatgactacatacccgaccaagcggtatttttataataccgtatcccaagcccatatagggaaaataagttaagagtatttacctgagcaaagtataattcaaatatagcaagtgcacgtagcttttactgggctcctaatctggaatgaaggtttttaataacctattagaatcctaacgggtctttaattaagcctagacttagaacggttagttttcaaaaggaagatacggttcaaacgcatgattaagcgaagaccggaatagaatgtgatttagacccgacaagtttggagacttgtataatatgggtaaactaaacacattctggattttgagacaaaaaacgatatggtttgacccgtttcggctaatatatgcaaactagttacataagccgatccgaacgcgaaaagtgcgtaacgagtaaccataagagtcatatacatgtttcctaagttaatatgcttcaaatatgttgtgacatcagtaagatatcttctattatgccctatatgaattttaaactcaaattatgccccgtaagggtattttggtcatttaaaaggttataaaagagtttaaatagtaatctgagtttaacccctttaacttttcagtcaatcatctttccaaagatatgttttaccttggggttaaagaccttctcagcatcaaaaccctgtttgtcattataaaattggttagaaatttcaactttaccaattttcttcttataattttcagcccgaagtgatggaaaatcctcatcattcacaatcggaactaATAATTCATCTTTTAAAATATCTTCATCTTTTGAAACAACCTGTGGCTCATTtgactttgtggagtcagattcatcgccagaagatagctcctccgattttgacctatcagaatcatcgctagagctttcagcagctttcttaacaacccatttctggttatcagatttagctttcttcttgtaaaacttatttgaacattcaccaatttcaaatgtagaatttttaaacaattttgttctatcaattggtggttcaaactcaaacactttttctttgagtttacgagatactccctgttttgattgtattgccttagaacaatctctggcaatatgtccaacagtgttgcattggaagcaggttctcgtatctttcttctgctcaaccatcttcttcatttcatcttgcttctttgcaaggaactcattgtttgactgcatccagaaatctttcttttcttcttcgtctgctgacgtacctgaaacaaatgtcattttagatttaaaatcacgaacatatttttcatttttctgtttttctgttggaataaaacctaaacctttctttttgaaattaccgttatggtttcatttcttttggaaaccagaaccagaactgtaaccctttttcttgtttaatctttgttgtactcttgaggtgtaaggtcttggttttcttgtaagattttcatcttttatttcagaaatgttaatttctgttagtttgaaaaccttgtttatcagttcagttttgacacctcttattgaaaattcctcatcagaatataatttgtcagaatcattcaaagtgtaagcaactttaaatagttcatcatccaaattagattttgataacagaaattttcTATCATACACTATTTTATCCTGTTTTTCTGTTCgacccggagtgcttgactcagactttgactctgacgcggactccgactttgactcctctatttcatcgttatctaacacatgatccacgactttcttcatcaattgagactgttgatcagtgtcaggcGATGTATACacaacatcaatgttttctggcaaattgacaGACGACTCCAACTCCCATtgcaaatttgttgcctttttgactctttcatcatttggatttctagccaaatatccattttccaagggaggtggacacttgttgtaactgacaccttgtttcttaccagatgtcgtCTCTACATTGCCTTTCTTCTTTTTAGTCTTtttcactggagtcttttcttcaatcttttcttctgagactttcttttcttcagttacatcATTGTCCTCAAATGCCTTTAAGCTTTCAgctgtcggataaatcctgtcaataacataagacgaacatgagtaacttttcaacaaacgatttactctttcagtttcaatcttctgaagttcaagtttctgttcaagagcagcacacttctcaatatatttgttcacaactttttgcttaaccatgaacgctccctgaagtgttttcattgttgtagcctgctcttcacttgtgtcgttgtacatattcattgccctgtttaacacatcatatgattctttcaatctgttcatgttgtggatcaatgaactgttttgtttctttacagcttcacaattttcacaagttattGGACTCTTCTTTGCAATGGCTTCTTCATTAATCTCAAACTTTGGAGTTTCTGTCACTTTTCTTCTCACTACCGGTACtgtctcatcatcactgctaaccggtgtttttacctttttctttttcttctttaccTTCTCATCCTCCCTGTCgctttctgccatcatcttcagatgttTTTCCATTTGTCTGGAATAATattcagtatcatcatcactttcttcttcaattctggcaacaaaagcagtgtaagctgtagcttgatcaggaatgtaattatcccaagagaaattttcccagctaaaaccctcgggtagcgtttcatcatcttgatcaatcaaacaagcttttccatcagctgagacatatttatcccagttgaatgactTCTTTTCATCCTGATTAACCACACGtgctctctttccagaatcttcaattatacttcttccatgtgcagtttgtgcttgatgttgatgttgttgagatggttgttgagcaacttgatggtagatggcttttcggtagtaatcattgttgttgttgaaaggattctgagctccacttgcttcgcggttggtgcattccctcttaaagtgacctttctccctgcaacgaaaacaagtgactttagatttgtcaaaacctaaagcagaaacattagcctcacgaagatcatctctccccgtgatctgcttgaatttctcagctctccttaacacgtttgccaaacaccattttatgtccatcagttccatctcttcagcatctatctggtcgtaatcttcctttgttagcattggattcccaatacgacctgcaacaaaacaactataagattctaaaaccattcccaataaagacatgtggtttttagaaacttcttcagaataatcttgatcattttcaagatttaaaacaatattgcactgaagttttctctcattttttgttgctgaaatgtttggatcaaaagacggaaatgatgtgaaacttgttttgctgtttgatcctgatgaAGAACTTCCAGAAGAATTCTTGGCattgtaagcagtttctatttttggagataaatttgtagatttctcattcactcctgctttgtaatacaacccaatatcctgttcaccatcgaaatctttcattcgaacaatctttctttgttccatttcctgagcttccaatttctcaatgaatttgctcaaggttaacgtgctaaaaccctttttgttcctgagcctcatcagatatgttccccaagtttcatgtggtaatgcatctgcaagtttttcaatcaactcttcattgtctttgttgatccttaacctcttcatgttcaccaacaagttgcaatatctttcaatgatctgtcttgtactctcattctttaatcctctaaacaaatcaaactcctttttcaaaagcgACTTCTTATTCTTCACCATCTcctgacttccaacaaactttgaacgtAATGCTTTCCAGATAGAATAAGAACTTCGGTTATGCTGCAATAAaaccataatatcctctttcacagcttgttgtaacagacttagcatcattttctcatttttctatttcttcttgtcatcggcactcatatctttgatcgcaacttcctcttcatcatcatttaacgGTCTCACATACTTCGTTTCAACACACTCCCAAGCGTCTAGGTAGTTAGCTTGGACCCAATTttcgaaacgaccttcccaacccttatattcttctatgttcatgagtttgggtggtttttccATTGTTCCCAtttcgttttcgagcattgtgTTCTGAGCAATAGTGATTggggtaaccggagtagcgaatgcgttgtaaaattcctcgtccattttttggattttaaaaattTACACAActgtccttatgagcgaaatcaagacTCTGGATGaccttataagcgaaatcaggtgttcacaaaagcgaaattacTCAGAACTACACCCTTGGAGCGACATCAAtatgttcaaatgagcgaaatATCTGATATTGTAACACAAGAGCGAAATCTGATGGTaattacgagcgaaatcaaaGATTTGTGcagctatgagcgaaatcaagttgttccaataagcgaaatcacagaaattccgtatgagcgaaacctaaTCGGAGGttaatttgatccatttttagtccgtatttaggtctcaaactttccagggtttgttaatgtccaattatctatgatctgtgaaattttgagcgaattttgACCAGTAAATCtctctgaaatgatgaaagaaggtgtagaagaaagaaatctcgatgaattccagctaatttctgcagaactcctcctcctgaagctctgacaccacttgtaggatcgtgtttcgacccgaacgagttgttcagaggagttttaatcagatacaggtgcggaaaacaagtatctgacttagaaacagctagcaaatcacttttaacaccCTTTTGTATTGATATCTGACATATTACATCCAAATcacacaccggcagcacctcggtatggaattgcaCAACTGTTATTGTGATTTCGCCTATgtgaccctatatatagggttgatgatttcgctccaaggtacATGACCTTATGAGTGAAACCCTAACATGTCTTAATAAGCGAAACCCCtaggtccaaataagcgaaatcatcaTCTAAGACATATAtgctatcctattttctcgtataacatgccctgatctaacaatctaagactaagactcgatacaagacgaagtcgacagatgcatgcatcaacagatataatcagtaaaaatacttagtttaataagttataacagtagggtatcatatatatgtgaaatttaacAATTATTACCAAACTATGCactgtaggggcattttggtaatttcacataggctaaaaaggtcaaaactgaaaacctgtttttaaaacttttccttactgttaagTCTTTGTGGCTTACCACATTTTCAGTTTATTATCCGGGCGAAAATCGTTGTGGACAAATTGGATTGAATCGTATAGACTTCGGGGCAGAAGCATTTGGGATATCCCGGTTAAAGCCAACTCGCCTTGGGGATGGAAAAAATTAATGAAGTGTAGACTCATTTTTCGGGATCATTTCTGGAGCAAGGTTGGTAATGGTCTGAGCACGTACCTTTGGTTTGATAAGTGGGCAGCTGAGTGTCCTCTTCATAATGTGGTAACACCGCGGCAAATGGCTCGATTTGGTTTCAATATTAAGTCTAAAGTGGCGGATGCTATTAGAGATGGTCGTTGGGTGTGGCCGGAAGCGTGGAGGAGCGTGTACCCCATATTATTTCAACTACGTCCCCTTAATTTGTCTACTATGCAGGATAAAGTTGAATGGATGAACTCGAATGGAAAGCTGGTTCCTTTCTCGTCTAAGGAGGTATGGGAATCGATCAGAATGCGTGATCAGAAAACGGTTTGGTCGAAACTTATTTCGTCTTCTTTCAATATCCCTAAACATGCCTTCGTGGGCTGGCTTATTTTTAAAAAGAAGCTGTGGACCCAGGACCGAATATTACGATGGAATAATACAGTCACGGGCTCGATGAATCAGATGTGTTGCTTGTTATGTTATTCTGGATTAGAGACCCACGAGCACTTGTTCTTCGAATGCTCATACTCGAAATCAGTATGGTTCAAAGTGAGGTGTAAAATTGGCATGGACTCGGTGTTAGAAGCATGGGAGGATATAGTTTCAAGGCTTATCTCTACGGCTGGCTCGAAATCGGTTTATGATGTAGCTGGTAGACTGGTTGTGGCAGTTGCGGGTTATGCTATTTGGAGTGAAAGAAACTCGAGATTCTTCAGCAACAAGTTGAGACCCCCGGAGCTGATTGCCGATGGTATTATTAGCACTGTGAAAGCAAAGTTAATGTCTTTCAAGTACAAGCAAACAGCGAATGTTAAGCGGTTTTTGGAGGAATGGAAGATGGATAAAGAAGACTTCTTGAATGAAGAGTGAAGACCAATTTCTTTTTGTATGTGATGTAATTGGATGTTTTTTGATTGTTTTTCTGGTTCACTCTTTAGTGGTATGCCACTAAGAGAACTAGGGAGTATTTCAGCTTCCTACTTGGTTTGTTTGCTTATtttataaaatcaccggggtaaaccctttacccaaaaaaaaaataaaaatttactgaatatatcagtaggcatcaacccttatacgtttaaaatagttttgatacatactatgcgttaaaaacgcttaaaaaggcgatttggagccatttccgggttttcaaaggaaagctgatatttttattaatccagaaggctcaaaataatttatttatcatattagattagtagaaaaaggtttggtatcaaaaggatttgtaaaactcattttatagcccaaaagggcaaaaccagcaataaccgaatcaagcttagaaccctatgttatgctcagcctaaaaataaataaaaatcttcaaaaatcccaaaatattatattacattagtgggtaaaaagtttggtattaaaaattggaTTAAAATAGGCTAtgtgctaattacgccatttaattaataaaaagcttctcatttacgctaatgagcataactcctattctagacatcaaactgatgtcaaattttagggacaagtctataaatcagtaatgaaggtttgtattcttttacttttccaaaaaatcatgttttaaggtgaaaagggcataatagtcaacatttaagcatttaacggaaacatgcaaatgatttagataactagcgaatcaagttgtataatctcagagggttatactaacatgaaacctagtcctaaataagctctaaggaacttctaaactatgcttaaacgggtcagaactgaaagtcaaagcagaagtcaaactatgcgacttttggttccgaaccgagtctaaacagaaaattgtcggggtgaacatgtttagacatgttcttacgtTAATTACCAGGTTAtgttaatgataaaacaggttgcatgtatcctacattgctaattatgtattaatttgaaaataagctttctgttgactttttaaagttaactttgacccaacaattgacctagttatagtgggaatcagagagtaccctattaagggtttattacccacataattacctacttataggtatttttaattcgagatttgactggtcaattattgattaatctcgaagtcaaaccttaattacgacggtttgactttaagctaattaactaagctaaaccgAATTAAagaggattaaggacacttagAATAGTCCTAAGTATGATTAGGGATCCTAAGAAAGCTTGTTGCTGATCAGAGAGCTCCAGAGGATTGCCTTAGATGAATTTGAAGTGAGCAAGCTAAATGTTGCAACCATGGACCCTTTATATAGTGAACAAGAATGCATGAGATTCTTACACCTAAGTCTAGGAATGATCCCAGATGAGTCCAGGTGCCCTCTATGATGCCAAAACTAGTTGCCAAGTCCCTGATTTCGAATACCACTCACATAAGGCGGTGCAGCCTGCTGAACAGGCATCTGTCCaatttctgctgccagcgacggtcttacggaccgtaagcaaaagCCCTGCGGACCGTAAGCACctctttacggtccgtaagcctttgctTTTGCCATCCGTAACCGACCTGAATTACGTCGCCCAGATGCAGagcttgcggaccgtaagcccaaggccatacggtccgtatccgatgaccaaaagacaaaaatttgtaaactttCAAGCCTTGACCATGCAATCATTCCATCTCCGAATCTCATGTCTTTTCTGCAGTAGGGGGACCATATGGGCAGGCTTTGCATGTCCTTACATGTGTTGCCATGCACATGAGGTTTTCGGACACATCTAAATGGCTTCACAAAATGAATCTTGTCGTGCATTTGAATAAGTTAACTTCTTTTGAATAAGAATTTGATTATGAGCTTGTTGTAACATTACTTTAAGAACCCAAATTCTTTATAACTGAATTTATTTATTATGGGAATAACCGGTTTAGTATCTTAGTTGTTTATCATAATGATTTATgttcttgggatttataattttgtcgctcagaggtatttaataacatgtcacattttaaatcctaccatacatcttttattcGATCCAGGTTCCTGACACGTTTATCTtgcatgacacgtgtctttattttatttggtatgattttacgaggtgttacaccttGTCCGCTCATGTTTCTCTACAAGAAGAGGAAGGATTTATAATGCAAGTTCAAGTAGGAGTCAAGTATTAATACGACCTCTATAGATTactgagttctaacataacacCAATTAGCCGAGCGGAACCCTTTTCACACTCgctaagcctcactgggactcacatgcacctcacgttattattatgtgtgcacccataataataaggcgatttgcatgcttatctcagtgcctcttaacttgcgctaaaaggttccccacattcaaatagcaaacgaaaggttttacaggatcaagaatcacaatagtcgaagggtagtgtcacactatcagttcacataacaggggttggtaacaTAAGGGCTCAtactgttgtgccaagtgtgcattcacgtttaatgttatacataagtgtacactagatatactatgcaatagtaaatgagaaacggaccttgcagtctggagcttagtgtcatggtcgattttggaactgttcggttatagtctggttttatgaaaacgttttaaaaccaagttcactataaccagagcctctgataccaaactgtcacacccccaaaataccacccatggCAAACCCTAGTAGGCGtatgacaaaccaataacgagccaccaatcatattgaaccaatcacaagttaaataaaatcatcaattattaataaaaagtgccatcaataagtttaaatggaaaccaacatgttcagcggaagcaattagtaaaccaaagttaaacCATTTCGAAACCAATGTATAGTATCAATAATTCAAACACATgaatccttccagtcgacccatgaccactccagctactccagacagcaacttcccaaatccaagatatctaacgacctgtgagcatgcaacaagtgtatcagacaatgctggtgagttcatagttttacgaaaacgttggttaccaagtgtttagttaatccattgaatttaattccgaaagtaatgttgataataccccgaatacaagacggctcctgattattttgccctttctccaatgctcctatcaaagcattggtcatgactaggtcattagttcaacacccgtcctcccaggtacggggtgaggttgccaaacctaagtagcgctactaactaataccatgttacctccccggtaaccaaacaacacggagggactttaaaggtgataggaagagtatattatccaacattcccgtttttacccaaaagacttatccctccccgggatacccactgactgtcccaaccaccaggacgcatgctcaagagagatgaactcaccttcggtttgctcgaTTAGATTAAATGCTCGTTAACAGTTGATCAATCAATCCTATCGTGGTTACCAGAGACAGGCAGTTTCATGGATTCACAATTCACGTATCTAATCACACGTATTGCTTAAGTAGTAAACAACCAAACATATACATCACGTACGTCATACAAGCATTCTAGTCACAATACGTTTACGATACAAGTTCATGCATTAACGCATCACCACCCGGCAAGGGCGGATCTTAGTGGACCAGTGGCAGGGCCACGGCCCTgccaagtttttcggccgtagtgctaattttccgcatttcgatcgaaattttgtatatatactatgttcggccctggcaagtttttcggccgtagtgctaattttagtgcccgtgtctttcggccctggcaggttcaacgggcaagatccgccactgccaCCCGGTTAGTTTGTTACTTACATAAAAGTATACGGAACTAAACTACCATGCCATTCTCACTACTCGCATGCTAAGCTCGGCCCAACATACCAGGCCCAAATCAGTAAGACCCCGTTTATTGATTTCAGGACATATGGGCCGGGTACAATCACTCGCGGAGTGGGCGGCCCATCGAGGCCCAAGCTTAGTTTACTAATCATACTCCACATGAACACTTAATTTAGCATTTGTAGTTATCATCGGCCCACTGTACCTCGGTCCAATCAAAGCAACAAATATAGCCCACATACACACGAATTGAATCAGCCAATCTTAAACTCACAATGCCACTATAGCCCAAACATTGTTATCACACAAGTATTCTGCCATTGAATTTTATTATTACAAATCTACACAAACACCTTCAGCTTATTAATCT is from Helianthus annuus cultivar XRQ/B chromosome 9, HanXRQr2.0-SUNRISE, whole genome shotgun sequence and encodes:
- the LOC110876177 gene encoding uncharacterized protein LOC110876177, whose protein sequence is MARFGFNIKSKVADAIRDGRWVWPEAWRSVYPILFQLRPLNLSTMQDKVEWMNSNGKLVPFSSKEVWESIRMRDQKTVWSKLISSSFNIPKHAFVGWLIFKKKLWTQDRILRWNNTVTGSMNQMCCLLCYSGLETHEHLFFECSYSKSVWFKVRCKIGMDSVLEAWEDIVSRLISTAGSKSVYDVAGRLVVAVAGYAIWSERNSRFFSNKLRPPELIADGIISTVKAKLMSFKYKQTANVKRFLEEWKMDKEDFLNEE